A DNA window from Thiobacillus denitrificans ATCC 25259 contains the following coding sequences:
- a CDS encoding very short patch repair endonuclease codes for MTETPELRSRTMRAVRSRDTTPELAVRRLLRGMGLTGYRLHRNGLPGKPDVVFVGRKKAIFIHGCFWHGHDCQRGRRVPLTNADYWLPKIQRNRQRDAKHLTELARLGWSVLTVWECDLRDPIELTARLRSFLERTV; via the coding sequence ATGACCGAAACGCCGGAGCTGCGCAGCCGCACAATGCGAGCTGTGCGCTCCCGCGACACCACCCCCGAACTGGCCGTCCGCCGGCTTCTGCGCGGCATGGGCCTCACAGGCTATCGTCTCCATCGCAATGGGCTACCCGGTAAGCCGGACGTCGTTTTCGTTGGTCGAAAGAAGGCAATCTTCATTCACGGCTGTTTCTGGCACGGCCACGATTGTCAACGCGGGCGGCGAGTGCCGCTGACAAACGCAGACTACTGGTTGCCCAAGATTCAACGCAACCGGCAGCGCGACGCCAAGCACTTGACCGAGTTGGCACGGCTTGGCTGGTCCGTACTAACGGTCTGGGAGTGCGATCTGCGCGACCCTATTGAACTAACCGCAAGACTCCGTTCATTCCTTGAGCGCACCGTCTAG